Proteins encoded together in one Ipomoea triloba cultivar NCNSP0323 chromosome 4, ASM357664v1 window:
- the LOC116017572 gene encoding uncharacterized protein LOC116017572, translating into MSQDDSQNVFAHDYDDLIEDEFCVSEGGSPNRSDDAQQVRARPVAPTQSVPSQILLKKRKIQTDDSTSSKVKETSTSKSITPSGDYVELDPKGAFATPVEISPKEEEQLADLIGEGIRYEVDRRLTNIVSCHYKKWIGVHLDSLKAGMRIPLDPFLVDFVNYYGIVPSQVAPNGHRILACFPQICARHQVPCTIDLFNFLHLVKTMGKNCHPSFVIIQCRGLFGKVSGLPDNNRKWRGKFLRVFLKDGVPFKNEWSRRMRKCVLPPETLEIKDAVEKISSECYSWDNYHSPEALAAAHLPPPMYGVQRQVVPDGHLAMDLDPDLEEFVGAGGKSSFGIDQSQSSKITLKRKSAPSDHHETDQLPIGPPPSSSSIAPVPSTSLGKRPLGEVEVETKVPGSTLATNREMPRLAEEGPPHVRALVRGTADLPKMFNLLSELGPPPASVVSDTNEEVAAKMAQHLSYVANTSTELFMRCQLHAMKREEESQAFKATMRDLENQLESYRARVAQLEESLKQYPKSDQFRRDAIAHFASHPTEIPGLLSTLCPSEEAALPLFHMFRDDPVISKMLRRVAGWGYHKGKKGMQQNLYRTLEAALPDDWEEVRVVLPADLTPPGPEPFSKPSTSSIDPSATSSCN; encoded by the exons ATGTCGCAAGATGATAGCCAAAACGTTTTTGCCCatgattatgatgatttgaTTGAGGATGAATTTTGTGTGTCCGAGGGTGGGTCACCGAATCGTTCTGACGATGCTCAACAAGTGAGGGCTCGTCCTGTCGCCCCCACACAATCTGTCCCTTCACAAattcttttgaagaaaaggaaaatccaAACGGACGACTCCACTTCGAGCAAGGTGAAAGAAACCTCGACGAGCAAAAGTATCACGCCAAGTGGTGATTACGTCGAGTTGGATCCCAAAGGAGCTTTTGCCACTCCGGTTGAAATATCTCCCAAGGAggaggagcaacttgcagatTTGATTGGAGAAGGGATCCGTTACGAGGTTGACCGACGCCTGACTAACATCGTTTCTTGTCATTACAAGAAATGGATAGGTGTCCATCTGGATTCGCTGAAAGCTGGTATGCGTATCCCCCTTGATCCTTTCCTTGttgattttgtgaattattatgGCATAGTTCCAAGCCAAGTGGCGCCAAATGGTCATCGTATACTTGCGTGCTTCCCTCAAATTTGTGCACGTCATCAAGTTCCTTGCACGATCGATTTGTTCAACTTCCTCCATCTTGTAAAGACTATGGGGAAGAATTGCCACCCCAGCTTCGTGATCATTCAATGTCGCGGGTTGTTTGGAAAAGTTTCTGGTCTGCCTGATAACAACCGTAAGTGGAGGGGGAAGTTTCTTCGAGTGTTTTTGAAAGACGGGGTGCCTTTCAAAAATGAGTGGTCTCGTCGAATGCGCAAGTGCGTGCTACCACCTGAGACTTTAGAGATCAAGGATGCAGTCGAGAAGATTTCATCGGAGTGCTATTCTTGGGATAATTATCACTCTCCAGAGGCATTGGCTGCAGCTCATCTACCCCCTCCGATGTATGGGGTTCAACGTCAGGTTGTCCCAGATG GTCATCTAGCAATGGACCTTGACCCTGACCTTGAGGAATTTGTAGGTGCTGGGGGGAAGTCGTCATTCGGTATTGATCAGTCTCAATCATCGAAGATCACTCTGAAAAGGAAGTCCGCACCATCTGACCACCACGAGACCGACCAGTTACCCATTGGACCCCCTCCGTCTAGTTCTTCTATCGCTCCAGTTCCTTCTACGTCATTGGGCAAGCGTCCTCTAGGTGAGGTTGAGGTTGAAACTAAGGTTCCTGGTAGTACACTCGCAACCAATCGTGAGATGCCTCGACTTGCGGAAGAGGGACCCCCTCACGTACGTGCACTTGTTCGTGGGACGGCTGATCTACCAAAAATGTTCAACCTACTGTCCGAGCTAGGCCCCCCACCTGCGAGTGTCGTCAGTGATACCAATGAAGAGGTCGCCGCAAAGATGGCCCAACACTTATCCTAC GTTGCAAACACAAGCACCGAGCTATTCATGCGGTGTCAACTACATGCCATGAAGCGGGAAGAAGAGTCACAAGCATTTAAAGCCACGATGAGGGATTTGGAAAACCAACTTGAGTCTTATCGCGCGCGGGTGGCCCAGTTGGAGGAATCTTTAAAGCAATATCCGAAATCCGATCAGTTTCGCAGGGACGCCATTGCTCATTTCGCCTCTCATCCGACCGAAATACCTGGTCTGCTCTCTACTCTGTGCCCATCTGAGGAAGCTGCTCTACCTCTATTCCACATGTTTCGGGATGATCCAGTGATATCAAAGATGCTCCGTAGGGTGGCTGGCTGGGGATACCACAAGGGAAAAAAGGGGATGCAACAAAACTTGTATCGCACACTGGAGGCTGCCCTTCCGGACGACTGGGAAGAGGTCCGTGTTGTGCTACCCGCCGATCTGACACCTCCTGGTCCAGAACCATTCAGCAAGCCTTCAACAAGTTCGATTGATCCTTCTGCAACATCCTCATGCAATTAA